Genomic window (Candidatus Bathyarchaeia archaeon):
TAAACGGCGATTTCCAGCCGTGCTGGTCCACCCTCAAGACCTTATCTCGCCTATTCTCGAAGGGTATGCACCCAACCTTTCCCTTCCCCCTAGCCCCTGAATACTGCATAGTCGTCTCCACTTCGTCCCCTGGCGGTTCATCCACTCGATAATCCTCCTCTCAATAAGGCTTTTCGATCCCTTTAACCTCGCTACGAATAGAGACGGCGCTTAAGGTGGGGCAGCTAGGGCGTTAGTTGAGTCAAATGAGAAAAGTATTATCCGCTTTTTTCAGGCTTGTCCCCCTAGTTTCATTCTCAAGCATTAATTTCAAGTCTTCAATTTTTTTCATGTAGTCACCCGACAAGACTTCTCTCTCTTTGATTTCAAGCGCCGCTATTGGCGGTTTTGAGATCTCCTTCATCTGCTTGAAAATCTTGCCACTTCCCACACTGCAGGTAGCGAAGAAGGCTACCTTTTTGATCTTGTTACCGTATAAGCTCATGTAGGTTCTCACCGGGGAAGAAAGGCGACCAGCCCAGACCGGGGAACCTATTATCACCAAGTCGTATCCTTCGGGGCCCTTTTCGGTCGGCTCGATACATGAAAGCCTTCCAAATATGGCCTCGTATCCAGACCTTAGAAACCCTAAAATGCCATCTCTGCTTTTCTTATCTTTTATTTCCTCTACATCAGCATTTAAGCTTCTAGCAATCGCTTCGGATACTAATCTAGTATTCCCCGTCCTGGAGTAAAAAACAACCAACGTTCTCATAAAATCATTCTTCTTCTCCATGCCATCATTGGGATTGGCCTTGTCCTTTAAACCTTTTTCGTTGACATGTTTAGAGATGGTTTGAAGCTATACCGGTCC
Coding sequences:
- a CDS encoding flavodoxin, translating into MEKKNDFMRTLVVFYSRTGNTRLVSEAIARSLNADVEEIKDKKSRDGILGFLRSGYEAIFGRLSCIEPTEKGPEGYDLVIIGSPVWAGRLSSPVRTYMSLYGNKIKKVAFFATCSVGSGKIFKQMKEISKPPIAALEIKEREVLSGDYMKKIEDLKLMLENETRGTSLKKADNTFLI